A stretch of the Actinoalloteichus fjordicus genome encodes the following:
- a CDS encoding AAA family ATPase, translating to MLLRFRVANHRSLRDEQELSLVGVPGRGQPKPTGPVPPTVRVAGIYGANASGKSNVLHALGYLRDAVEHSHTRWPALGGTYRDRFLLDARSAEEPSGYEIDLLVEGVRYSYGFEIDDKAVLAEWLYSFPHGARRRMLFEREEADFKFGRSLPGRNAAIAGMTRPNALFLSAAASNQHEILLRVFRAVVGISPVFHEGLGTSPVPTADWLGTDEDLISTVNSWLRVADVGIDSVSVSEMILADDIKQQTQVLIEAFRKISDDDSLDDVPGESSEIRIPELQFRHHADSADISVLGFHQESSGTRIWLAVLPLLIKTLRHGLTLVLDEIDSSMHPALSGAIVTAFKDPEINRSGAQLVFSTHDVSLLSGLLDGGLLARDEVWFTEKDRAGATSLYPLSDFHPRQGENLERGYLQGRYGAVPFIDVQALRLVFAAKGE from the coding sequence ATGCTGCTTCGCTTCCGGGTGGCGAACCACCGCTCGCTGCGCGACGAGCAGGAGCTGTCACTCGTCGGGGTGCCCGGCCGTGGGCAGCCGAAGCCGACCGGCCCGGTGCCGCCCACGGTCCGCGTGGCGGGCATCTACGGCGCGAACGCATCGGGCAAGTCCAACGTGCTGCACGCGTTGGGCTACCTTCGGGACGCCGTGGAGCACTCGCACACCAGGTGGCCGGCCCTGGGGGGAACCTATCGAGACCGGTTCCTGCTGGACGCCCGGTCGGCGGAGGAGCCGAGCGGCTACGAGATCGACCTGCTGGTAGAGGGAGTCCGGTACTCCTACGGTTTCGAGATCGATGACAAGGCCGTGCTCGCGGAGTGGCTGTACTCCTTCCCACACGGCGCCCGTCGGCGGATGCTCTTCGAACGCGAGGAAGCCGATTTCAAGTTCGGCCGCAGCCTGCCGGGACGTAACGCGGCGATCGCCGGGATGACTCGGCCCAATGCGCTGTTCCTCTCGGCTGCGGCGAGCAATCAACATGAGATCCTGCTGCGAGTCTTTCGGGCGGTGGTCGGCATCTCTCCCGTCTTCCACGAGGGACTCGGAACATCACCTGTGCCGACGGCGGACTGGCTTGGGACGGACGAGGACCTGATCTCCACTGTCAATTCCTGGCTGCGGGTCGCCGATGTCGGAATCGACAGCGTCTCGGTCTCCGAGATGATCCTCGCGGATGACATCAAGCAGCAGACCCAGGTGCTGATCGAGGCATTTCGGAAGATCAGCGATGACGACTCCTTGGATGATGTACCGGGCGAGTCAAGCGAGATCCGGATCCCGGAGTTGCAGTTTCGGCACCATGCCGACTCGGCGGACATCTCGGTGCTGGGGTTCCACCAGGAGAGTTCGGGGACCCGGATCTGGTTGGCCGTTCTCCCGCTTCTGATCAAGACTCTCCGGCACGGTCTCACCCTGGTGCTCGATGAGATCGACAGCAGCATGCATCCGGCGTTGAGCGGCGCGATCGTCACGGCGTTCAAGGACCCGGAGATCAACCGATCCGGAGCCCAGCTCGTCTTCAGCACCCACGACGTCTCGCTGTTGAGCGGGCTGCTCGACGGTGGCCTGTTGGCGCGGGACGAGGTCTGGTTCACCGAGAAGGATCGGGCCGGAGCGACAAGCCTGTACCCGCTGAGCGACTTTCACCCTCGGCAGGGGGAGAATCTCGAACGGGGGTATCTGCAAGGGCGTTACGGGGCGGTTCCCTTCATCGACGTGCAGGCGCTACGGCTGGTGTTCGCGGCCAAGGGGGAGTGA
- the pcrA gene encoding DNA helicase PcrA, whose protein sequence is MNTLFELSPDASTSAPARRAVDSAALLAGLNPQQHQAVTHQGSPLLVVAGAGSGKTRVLTSRIGYLLAERDVHPGQILAITFTNKAAAEMKERVADLVGPRANLMWVSTFHSMCARLLRREARTLRELLAGDDSAGTANSNFSIYDGDDAKRLITQVARDLELDPKRFPARTLAVHISNLKNELIGPVEAAEQAADELQRRVAQVYAAYQRRLHSSNALDFDDLILRSVELLQRFPDVAGYYRRRFRHVMVDEYQDTNHAQYVLVRELVGAATGDQGPAVPPAELCVVGDADQSIYAFRGATIRNIVEFERDYPDARTIMLEQNYRSTQTILSAANAVISRNPDRRDKRLWTDSGEGEKIVGYVADNEHDEAAFVAREIDRLVDAGEVVNGDIAVFYRTNNQSRVFEEIFIRLGLPYRVVGGVRFYERREVRDALAYLRALANPDDAVGLRRILNTPKRGIGDRAEAVISVYAEQQEIGFAPALRAAAEGRVALLNSRSQKAVAGFVALMDELRAELDAGHDVAEILEAVLERTGYRATLEDSDDPQDASRLENLTELVTVAREFVAQALAVENEAAPVSQETAEPLSTSTDADADAEDGPPAGSLAAFLERVALVADSDSVPESEDGVVTLMTLHTAKGLEFPVVFCTGWEDGIFPHLRALGDPAEAAEERRLAYVGITRARERLYLSRALVRSAWGQPMTNPASRFLEEIPTDLIDWRRLAPDRSAPSVATRWGGRSGSGFGSDSAQAAVAQGGMKTTGFGGFGRGGAANAVPMKLDVGDRVSHDKYGLGKVVATDGSGPRTTATIDFGTAGRVKLMLIGSVPMTKL, encoded by the coding sequence ATGAACACCCTGTTCGAGCTTTCCCCAGACGCGTCCACCTCGGCTCCGGCGCGGCGCGCCGTCGACTCGGCGGCCCTGCTGGCGGGACTCAATCCGCAGCAGCACCAGGCCGTGACCCATCAGGGCAGCCCGCTGCTGGTGGTGGCGGGCGCCGGATCGGGAAAGACGCGGGTGCTGACCAGCCGCATCGGTTATCTGCTTGCTGAGCGTGACGTCCACCCTGGTCAGATCCTGGCGATCACCTTCACCAACAAGGCCGCCGCGGAGATGAAGGAACGCGTCGCAGATCTGGTCGGCCCCCGAGCCAATCTGATGTGGGTCTCCACCTTCCACTCGATGTGCGCGCGACTGCTGCGGCGCGAGGCGAGGACCCTGCGGGAGCTGCTGGCAGGCGACGACTCGGCAGGCACCGCGAACTCGAACTTCTCCATCTACGACGGCGACGACGCCAAGCGGCTGATCACCCAGGTCGCCCGTGATCTGGAACTGGACCCCAAGCGGTTCCCGGCTCGGACGCTGGCCGTGCACATCTCCAATCTGAAGAACGAGCTGATCGGGCCTGTGGAGGCCGCAGAACAGGCCGCCGACGAGCTGCAACGGCGGGTGGCGCAGGTCTATGCCGCCTATCAGCGCCGACTGCACTCCAGCAACGCCCTGGACTTCGACGACCTGATCCTGCGCTCGGTCGAGCTGTTGCAGCGGTTCCCCGACGTCGCGGGCTACTACCGGCGTCGCTTCCGGCACGTCATGGTCGACGAGTATCAGGACACCAACCACGCCCAGTACGTGTTGGTGCGCGAGCTGGTCGGCGCGGCCACCGGGGATCAGGGCCCTGCGGTGCCGCCCGCGGAACTGTGCGTGGTCGGCGACGCGGACCAGTCGATCTACGCCTTCCGAGGCGCCACGATTCGCAACATCGTCGAGTTCGAGCGCGACTACCCGGACGCGCGGACGATCATGCTGGAGCAGAACTACCGCTCGACGCAGACGATCCTCTCCGCGGCCAACGCCGTGATCTCCCGCAACCCGGATCGGCGGGACAAGCGGCTGTGGACCGACTCCGGCGAGGGCGAGAAGATCGTCGGCTACGTCGCGGACAACGAACATGACGAGGCGGCGTTCGTCGCCAGGGAGATCGATCGGCTGGTCGACGCGGGCGAGGTCGTCAACGGCGACATCGCGGTCTTCTACCGGACCAACAACCAGTCCCGGGTCTTCGAGGAGATCTTCATCCGGCTCGGCCTGCCGTATCGCGTGGTCGGCGGCGTCCGGTTCTACGAGCGTCGTGAGGTCCGCGATGCGCTGGCCTACCTGCGCGCGCTGGCGAACCCGGACGACGCCGTGGGGCTCCGGCGCATCCTCAACACCCCCAAGCGCGGCATCGGGGACCGGGCGGAGGCGGTCATCTCGGTGTACGCCGAGCAGCAGGAGATCGGCTTCGCTCCGGCGCTGCGAGCCGCAGCCGAGGGGCGGGTCGCCCTGCTCAACTCGCGGTCGCAGAAGGCCGTCGCCGGCTTCGTGGCGTTGATGGACGAGTTGCGAGCCGAACTCGACGCGGGCCACGACGTCGCCGAGATCCTCGAAGCCGTGTTGGAGCGCACCGGCTACCGCGCCACGCTGGAGGACAGCGACGATCCGCAGGACGCCTCGCGGTTGGAGAACCTGACCGAACTGGTCACGGTGGCGCGGGAGTTCGTCGCGCAGGCACTGGCGGTCGAGAACGAGGCCGCACCGGTGTCCCAGGAGACGGCCGAGCCGCTGAGCACGTCGACCGATGCCGACGCGGACGCCGAGGACGGACCGCCCGCAGGCTCGCTGGCCGCCTTCCTGGAACGGGTCGCGCTGGTGGCCGACTCCGATTCCGTGCCGGAGTCCGAGGACGGCGTGGTCACGTTGATGACCCTGCACACGGCCAAGGGCCTGGAGTTCCCGGTGGTGTTCTGCACCGGCTGGGAGGACGGGATCTTCCCGCACCTGCGGGCGCTGGGTGATCCGGCCGAGGCAGCGGAGGAGCGCAGGCTCGCGTACGTCGGCATCACCAGGGCGCGGGAGCGGTTGTACCTGTCGCGGGCGCTGGTGCGCTCGGCCTGGGGACAGCCGATGACCAACCCGGCGTCCCGGTTCCTGGAGGAGATCCCGACGGACCTGATCGACTGGCGCCGCCTTGCCCCGGACCGCTCCGCACCGAGCGTGGCGACCCGCTGGGGCGGCCGGTCCGGCTCGGGATTCGGCTCCGACTCCGCGCAGGCCGCCGTGGCCCAGGGCGGGATGAAGACCACCGGATTCGGCGGCTTCGGGCGGGGCGGCGCGGCCAACGCGGTGCCGATGAAGCTCGACGTCGGCGATCGGGTCAGCCACGACAAGTACGGGCTCGGCAAAGTGGTCGCCACCGACGGCAGCGGCCCGAGGACCACCGCCACCATCGACTTCGGCACGGCGGGCCGGGTGAAGCTCATGCTCATCGGCAGCGTTCCGATGACGAAGTTGTAG
- a CDS encoding DedA family protein: protein MPDFVNGIVSYLASLDPLVFLLGLLVIMILETSLLVGLVVPGDVAVLVAAATLGWEYGLAIVLISFLGTLVGQSGGYLIGRLIGDRIRRGWIGRKMGDQRWAEAESIAKGDGARAMITTRFVAVVHSMVPVVVGSLGMSYLRFIRLATLGAALWAVTWTGFGLFIGGAGRAIGHQWGTLGFGVLGILVSGVVLWRSISRRRREHARAQESEQRTA from the coding sequence ATGCCCGACTTCGTGAACGGAATCGTCTCGTACCTGGCTTCGCTTGATCCTCTCGTCTTCCTGCTCGGCCTGCTGGTCATCATGATCCTGGAGACGTCGTTGCTGGTGGGGCTGGTGGTGCCCGGCGACGTCGCCGTACTCGTCGCCGCCGCGACACTGGGCTGGGAGTACGGCCTGGCGATCGTGCTGATCAGCTTCCTCGGCACGCTCGTCGGACAGTCCGGCGGCTATCTCATCGGCAGGCTGATCGGCGACCGCATCCGACGAGGCTGGATCGGCCGCAAGATGGGCGACCAGCGCTGGGCCGAGGCGGAGTCGATCGCCAAGGGTGACGGCGCCCGCGCCATGATCACCACCCGATTCGTGGCCGTCGTCCACTCGATGGTGCCGGTCGTCGTCGGCTCGCTGGGCATGAGCTACCTGCGCTTCATTCGCCTGGCCACCCTCGGGGCCGCGCTCTGGGCGGTCACCTGGACCGGTTTCGGACTGTTCATCGGTGGTGCGGGCCGCGCGATCGGTCACCAGTGGGGCACGCTCGGGTTCGGCGTCCTGGGCATCCTGGTGTCGGGTGTGGTGCTGTGGCGCTCGATCAGCAGGCGCCGTCGGGAACACGCCCGAGCTCAGGAGTCGGAGCAGCGAACCGCCTGA
- a CDS encoding chorismate mutase gives MNVASSDSATAGAGEPAPEEIAELRKEIDYLDSEILRLVRRRIEVSQQVGKARMAAGGPRIVTNREMAVLARYRELGPDGRELAMALLRLGRGRLGGERSE, from the coding sequence ATGAACGTGGCCAGTTCCGACTCAGCGACCGCGGGGGCAGGCGAGCCCGCTCCGGAGGAGATCGCCGAGCTCCGCAAGGAGATCGACTACCTGGACAGTGAGATCCTGCGGCTGGTCCGCAGGCGTATCGAGGTCTCTCAGCAGGTCGGCAAGGCGCGCATGGCCGCAGGAGGTCCCCGCATCGTCACCAATCGTGAGATGGCGGTGCTGGCCCGATACCGGGAGCTGGGGCCGGACGGACGCGAGCTGGCCATGGCGCTGCTGCGACTCGGGCGCGGCAGACTGGGCGGCGAACGCTCCGAGTGA
- a CDS encoding PIG-L deacetylase family protein translates to MAIASGPPADTVERVLVVTAHPDDVDFAASATIASWTAQGIQVSYCVCTAGDAGGFDDTPRGEMAAVRQAEQQAAAAAVGVEDVRFLGYPDGRVVESLELRRDITRVIRTLRPDRVVTHSPEIDWRRIAVAHPDHRAVGAAAMAAVYPDARNPFAHPELGRDGLDAWTVRELWLVGSPAERINHAVDVTDTFDRKAAALAAHRSQTAHLPELIEELRAVMAEASAALLPEAGGSGEARLAETFQVVDTA, encoded by the coding sequence GTGGCCATCGCATCCGGTCCTCCTGCCGACACAGTGGAACGAGTGCTGGTGGTCACGGCACATCCCGATGACGTCGACTTCGCCGCCTCGGCCACCATCGCGAGCTGGACGGCCCAGGGCATCCAGGTCTCCTACTGCGTCTGCACCGCAGGGGACGCGGGCGGCTTCGACGACACCCCGCGCGGCGAGATGGCCGCGGTCCGGCAGGCCGAGCAGCAGGCCGCCGCAGCAGCGGTCGGCGTCGAGGACGTGCGCTTCCTCGGCTATCCGGACGGTCGCGTCGTCGAGTCGCTGGAACTCCGGCGCGACATCACCCGCGTGATCCGCACACTGCGGCCGGACCGGGTCGTGACGCACTCCCCCGAGATCGACTGGCGGCGCATCGCCGTCGCCCATCCCGATCATCGTGCCGTCGGCGCGGCCGCGATGGCTGCGGTGTATCCGGATGCCCGCAATCCCTTCGCGCATCCCGAACTCGGCCGTGACGGTCTGGACGCATGGACGGTGCGCGAGCTGTGGCTGGTGGGCAGCCCGGCAGAACGGATCAATCACGCGGTCGACGTCACCGACACCTTCGATCGCAAGGCGGCCGCCCTCGCCGCGCATCGTTCGCAGACCGCGCATCTCCCGGAGCTGATCGAGGAGCTGCGCGCCGTCATGGCCGAGGCGTCCGCCGCGCTGCTCCCCGAGGCGGGCGGGTCGGGCGAGGCCAGGCTGGCCGAGACGTTCCAGGTGGTCGACACCGCATGA
- a CDS encoding serine/threonine-protein kinase has translation MSDEGRLVAGRYRLDRRIGSGAMGVVWQGTDDRLGRVVAIKQLLLQPGLSPAETEEARQRAMREGRIAARLQHQNAIAVYDVAEDDGQPCLIMEYLPSDSLATALTERGPLPPTEVARIGASVAGALAAAHAAGIVHRDIKPGNILLGHNGEVKITDFGISRATGDVTVTKTGMLAGTPAYLAPEVAKGYDPGFGADVFSLGATLYAAVEGEPPFGTHENTLALLHLVAAGRINPPRQAGPLTALLMRLLRAEPIERPTMAQAREGMQAVAAGRPAPGPPMPAGPPRPAAAHGAAAPKPAGGPTPTRLDARPVTDRPEQARTVSTAAQAPQGAHQPKPEPRPTRNEPEEGFRGRAVLLTAVAVIAAALIGVLIAGVFFTENNGAAGGAGAAGPSTSESAETTTEAPPSEEAPPVVDTPERSIPREEAPSVTEEDEDEQGEDEDEDSEQSRPERSEALVAQYFDLLPDNYQQAFNLLDSDFQGDFGGYESWWGDSVESVTITRGPDFRRGRVRVDLHFVRTDGVEVDERWDIHIEGEGDDLRIGKVDK, from the coding sequence GTGAGCGACGAGGGTCGCTTGGTCGCAGGACGCTATCGACTCGATCGGCGCATCGGCAGCGGCGCGATGGGCGTGGTGTGGCAGGGAACCGACGATCGGCTCGGCCGAGTGGTGGCGATCAAGCAGCTGCTGCTCCAGCCCGGTCTCAGTCCCGCGGAGACCGAGGAGGCTCGGCAGCGGGCGATGCGGGAAGGCCGGATCGCCGCCCGTCTCCAGCATCAGAACGCCATCGCCGTCTACGACGTGGCCGAGGACGACGGTCAGCCGTGCCTGATCATGGAGTACCTGCCGTCGGACAGCCTGGCCACGGCGTTGACCGAGCGTGGTCCGCTGCCGCCCACCGAGGTCGCCAGGATCGGCGCGAGTGTCGCGGGTGCCCTGGCCGCCGCGCACGCGGCGGGCATCGTGCACCGCGACATCAAGCCGGGCAACATCCTGCTGGGGCACAACGGCGAGGTCAAGATCACCGACTTCGGGATCTCGCGCGCGACCGGCGACGTGACGGTCACCAAGACCGGGATGCTCGCGGGCACCCCGGCCTATCTGGCACCCGAGGTCGCGAAGGGCTACGACCCCGGCTTCGGCGCCGACGTCTTCTCGCTCGGCGCGACCCTGTACGCGGCCGTCGAGGGCGAGCCGCCCTTCGGCACCCATGAGAACACCCTCGCGCTGCTGCACCTGGTGGCGGCGGGCCGGATCAACCCGCCGAGACAGGCGGGGCCGCTCACCGCACTGCTGATGCGTCTCCTGCGTGCCGAGCCGATCGAACGGCCGACGATGGCGCAGGCCAGGGAAGGCATGCAGGCCGTCGCCGCGGGCAGACCGGCCCCTGGGCCGCCCATGCCCGCCGGGCCGCCCCGGCCTGCCGCCGCACACGGCGCGGCAGCACCGAAGCCCGCAGGCGGGCCGACGCCGACGCGCTTGGACGCCCGGCCGGTCACCGACCGGCCCGAGCAGGCCAGGACGGTCTCCACGGCGGCGCAGGCGCCCCAGGGCGCACATCAGCCCAAGCCGGAACCCCGCCCCACTCGGAACGAACCGGAAGAAGGCTTCCGAGGACGCGCCGTGCTGTTGACGGCCGTCGCGGTGATCGCCGCTGCGCTGATCGGCGTGTTGATCGCGGGAGTGTTCTTCACCGAGAACAACGGCGCGGCGGGCGGAGCCGGTGCTGCCGGCCCCAGCACATCCGAGTCGGCGGAGACCACCACGGAGGCGCCGCCCTCGGAGGAGGCCCCGCCGGTGGTCGACACCCCGGAGCGCTCGATTCCCCGGGAAGAGGCACCGTCCGTCACGGAAGAGGATGAGGACGAGCAGGGCGAAGACGAGGACGAAGACTCAGAGCAGAGCCGTCCGGAACGCAGTGAGGCGCTGGTCGCCCAGTACTTCGACCTGCTGCCCGACAACTACCAGCAGGCGTTCAACCTGCTTGACTCGGACTTCCAGGGCGACTTCGGCGGCTACGAGAGCTGGTGGGGTGACTCGGTCGAGTCGGTGACGATCACGCGAGGCCCGGATTTCCGTCGAGGCCGGGTACGGGTCGACCTGCACTTCGTGCGCACGGACGGTGTTGAGGTCGACGAGCGATGGGACATCCACATCGAGGGTGAGGGCGACGACCTGCGTATCGGCAAGGTCGACAAGTGA
- a CDS encoding LysR family transcriptional regulator, with the protein MLDVRRLQVLHAVVTSGSVSSAATDLGFTPSAISQQLATLEREVGMSLLEKAGRGLRPTHVGQTLSDRAGGVLADLADIEQTVADLRAGSTGRVRIRYFATAGAVLVPQAVAEFRREYPRVRLELLLDDVEPLAELCSGRADVALIVQTSETAELPGLRHLPLLVDPYRVVLPRGHRLSSRRSVEVTELAEEQWVDSDRSHGPCREPVLRACAAAGFQPDFAVQTEDYATAQGFVAAGMGVAIMPMLGLGAVHPGVVVRRLRQPEPMRRIALVIRQAVEEQVAVRRLATAFQAVAASVVT; encoded by the coding sequence ATGCTCGACGTGCGCAGGCTTCAGGTGCTCCATGCCGTGGTGACCAGCGGTTCCGTGTCCTCGGCCGCGACTGACCTCGGATTCACGCCGTCTGCGATCAGCCAGCAGCTCGCCACCCTGGAACGGGAGGTGGGGATGTCGCTGCTGGAGAAGGCGGGCCGGGGACTGCGGCCGACTCACGTTGGCCAGACGCTGTCCGATCGGGCCGGGGGAGTGCTGGCCGATCTCGCCGACATCGAGCAGACGGTGGCCGACCTGCGTGCGGGCAGCACCGGACGGGTGCGCATCCGCTACTTCGCCACGGCGGGCGCCGTCCTGGTGCCGCAGGCGGTGGCGGAGTTCCGTCGCGAGTACCCGCGCGTCCGGCTGGAACTCCTGCTCGACGACGTGGAGCCGCTCGCCGAGCTGTGCAGCGGCCGGGCCGACGTCGCACTGATCGTGCAGACCTCGGAGACAGCCGAGTTGCCGGGGCTGCGTCATCTGCCGCTGCTCGTCGATCCGTATCGTGTCGTGCTGCCGCGCGGTCACCGACTGTCGAGCCGACGGTCGGTCGAGGTGACCGAGTTGGCCGAGGAGCAGTGGGTCGACTCGGACCGCTCGCACGGGCCCTGCCGCGAGCCGGTGCTGCGGGCCTGCGCGGCGGCGGGCTTCCAACCGGACTTCGCGGTGCAGACCGAGGACTACGCCACCGCGCAGGGGTTCGTCGCTGCGGGCATGGGCGTCGCGATCATGCCGATGCTCGGCCTCGGCGCCGTCCACCCCGGGGTGGTGGTTCGGCGACTGCGGCAGCCGGAGCCGATGCGGCGCATCGCGCTGGTGATTCGTCAGGCGGTCGAAGAGCAGGTCGCCGTGCGGCGGCTGGCCACGGCGTTCCAGGCCGTCGCGGCCTCGGTGGTGACCTGA
- a CDS encoding DMT family transporter, producing the protein MVSSGASLVRMAALASLFGSSFLFMKIALGSFSPAQITLLRLVLGAAVLVGVCAVRRITLPREPRLWLVVAGAALFANTLPFTLFAVAGQTVDVGLSGVLNATTPLWALALAVAVGRRRRVTGWNVLGVLLGFVGVVLLLAPWQQGEVHLLGAALCLAAAVSYAVGYIYVERFLSGRGLAPAGLACMQLIAGSGLAIVAMPFFGTQPIEPALGPVLAILVLGVLGTGVAFVLNHRLIADEGGAAASTVGYLLPLVSVLLGVVLLDERLAAFQWAGMAVILLGVALTRHRGRQEQGTVRQAAAVAAGTALTAGTAVAAGAALDASPEYDATPGAAPTQAARPTSADAATGTATAVQPDTAAQPLRAEPAQPESRVADRQHTPC; encoded by the coding sequence ATGGTGAGTAGCGGGGCAAGTCTGGTCCGCATGGCGGCGCTGGCGAGTCTGTTCGGGTCAAGCTTCCTCTTCATGAAGATCGCGCTCGGCTCGTTCTCCCCCGCGCAGATCACGCTGCTGCGGCTGGTCCTCGGCGCGGCGGTGCTGGTGGGGGTGTGCGCGGTACGCCGCATCACCCTGCCGCGCGAGCCTCGCCTCTGGCTCGTCGTCGCGGGCGCCGCACTCTTCGCGAACACGCTGCCGTTCACGCTGTTCGCCGTCGCAGGCCAGACGGTGGACGTCGGGCTGAGCGGCGTGCTCAACGCGACCACCCCGCTGTGGGCGCTGGCCCTCGCGGTGGCCGTCGGACGCAGGCGGCGCGTGACCGGCTGGAACGTCCTCGGTGTGCTGCTGGGCTTCGTCGGCGTCGTCCTGTTGCTGGCGCCGTGGCAGCAGGGCGAAGTGCATCTGCTCGGCGCCGCACTGTGCCTGGCCGCCGCCGTGAGCTACGCCGTCGGCTACATCTATGTCGAGCGTTTCCTCAGCGGGCGCGGGCTCGCTCCCGCAGGTCTCGCCTGCATGCAGCTCATCGCGGGCAGCGGCCTGGCGATCGTCGCGATGCCCTTCTTCGGCACCCAGCCGATCGAGCCTGCGCTCGGCCCGGTACTGGCGATCCTCGTCCTCGGCGTGCTGGGCACCGGGGTGGCCTTCGTGCTGAACCATCGACTGATCGCCGACGAAGGCGGCGCGGCCGCGTCCACCGTCGGCTACCTGCTGCCGCTGGTGTCCGTGCTGCTCGGCGTCGTCCTCCTCGACGAGCGCCTTGCCGCCTTCCAGTGGGCAGGCATGGCGGTGATCTTGCTGGGGGTCGCGCTGACCCGGCATCGCGGTCGGCAGGAGCAGGGGACGGTCCGGCAGGCCGCGGCGGTCGCGGCAGGCACCGCCCTCACAGCAGGCACCGCGGTCGCGGCAGGCGCCGCCCTGGATGCCTCGCCCGAGTACGACGCCACGCCGGGGGCAGCACCGACGCAGGCGGCCCGCCCCACCTCGGCGGACGCCGCGACGGGAACGGCCACCGCAGTCCAGCCGGACACCGCAGCTCAACCGCTTCGCGCCGAGCCTGCGCAGCCCGAGTCGCGCGTGGCAGATCGACAGCACACACCCTGCTGA
- a CDS encoding response regulator → MNNTEDTAAQARPVRVFLVDDHALFRTGAKAELTNATGVIEVIGEAGSVGEAVAGIGHFQPDVVLLDVHMPDGGGAEVLRRVRKSHPDVVFLALSVSDAAEDVIAVIRAGARGYVTKTISARELVDAVVRVHHGDAVFSPRLAGFVLDAFADRPGAAPINDPELDLLTPRERDVLRLLARGYAYKEIAAELFISVKTVETHVSSVLRKTQLSNRYELSRWATDRRLI, encoded by the coding sequence GTGAACAACACCGAGGACACTGCGGCGCAGGCCCGGCCGGTCCGGGTCTTCCTGGTCGACGACCACGCGCTGTTCCGCACCGGAGCCAAGGCCGAACTGACGAACGCCACGGGCGTGATCGAGGTGATCGGCGAGGCGGGTTCGGTGGGCGAGGCGGTGGCGGGCATCGGGCACTTCCAGCCCGACGTGGTCCTGCTCGACGTCCACATGCCCGACGGCGGCGGCGCCGAGGTGTTGCGCCGGGTTCGCAAGTCCCACCCGGACGTGGTGTTCCTGGCGCTGTCGGTCTCGGATGCCGCAGAAGACGTCATCGCCGTGATCCGGGCGGGTGCGCGGGGCTATGTCACCAAGACGATCTCGGCCCGCGAGCTGGTGGACGCGGTCGTGCGGGTGCATCACGGCGACGCGGTCTTCTCGCCCCGGCTGGCGGGCTTCGTGCTCGACGCCTTCGCCGACCGGCCGGGGGCCGCGCCGATCAACGACCCGGAACTCGATCTGCTCACCCCGAGGGAACGGGACGTCCTGCGCCTGCTGGCCAGGGGCTATGCCTACAAGGAGATCGCTGCCGAGCTGTTCATCTCGGTGAAGACGGTGGAGACCCACGTCTCCAGCGTGTTGCGCAAGACCCAGCTCTCCAACCGCTACGAGCTGTCTCGCTGGGCGACGGACCGCAGACTGATCTGA